Proteins encoded within one genomic window of Aerosakkonema funiforme FACHB-1375:
- a CDS encoding DUF3598 family protein, whose product MTTNILDPQLQNWQNFCQYHANADWHGTWTA is encoded by the coding sequence ATGACTACCAATATATTAGATCCACAATTACAAAATTGGCAGAATTTCTGTCAATATCATGCCAACGCTGACTGGCATGGTACTTGGACTGCCTAG